In Dermacentor variabilis isolate Ectoservices chromosome 10, ASM5094787v1, whole genome shotgun sequence, the genomic window GTGCAATATATGTCCACACACTCAATCAAACCGCTGAAGTTGAATTTGATGCCAACATTGATTGTCACAAGATGTAGGCACAGTAAAGATAATTATTTTGAGACTTGGCTACATTTTTCAATTATATTCAAAGGCTGGCTACTTATAGGGCAGCTTTCAAAAATtttgtagcttcttttttttctttagtttgagATCTAGCAAACCTGTTCTCATGCAGAAAACTACAATATGTGCTCGTATTTCAGCTCCCAGCACAGCTGCGCTATTcctgaattttatttatttatttatttatttatttcagtaccctaagggcccgttagggcattacataggagGGGACGgaaaagttcaagcatgagtgaaatctgtacaatgtaaacatatgaaggcattaggaaccataaaaagcatctagcagaagcaaacaaaaaaagaaaagaaagaaaagaaagaaagaaagaaaagggtaacgaagtttatacaatgtttagtagcgtgaaatacgcataagaacctaaaatgcgatgcaaacaatcagtacccatcagaacacgagtttaaggatacaatcgaataatgatttaggtaaacagcctacacagatacatatcagaTGAAACGGAATGAATTTTATACAATGCCAAGCTCTTGAAAACACTGattaagtaaatattcaaggaaATGTGGGTTCGGACAGGTTGACATACTCTAAAAAGGTtagcagtgctgcatgaaatgatgatgattccgtaagcgagacaatgtttgcaggtagcAAGTTCCATTTGGCAATAGATAAAACtagaggcgaattttgataagcgttagtcctggcaaatataggttttacttaAATATAGGTTTTGCATTGACCATAGTGATAAAGCACAATATACCagcaacagtaatgaaaaagGCAAAAGTATGGCCATTGTAAATGTATTACTACATGCAGGCTAACTTAGAAAACACCTTCAATAATGGAGCGAACAATACGCATCAATATAGCTAATTATTGAAAACAGTATGACCCCTTTTAGCACTGCATACCAATGTGTCTGCCATGATAGTGTATAAAAAGCAAAAGCCCCAATGAAAATAACGGCATCTAAGATATTCAACTTTGCAACTGCAGTAAGTTCTCTTTCTTGCCACCTTGGGGGCAAGGCACAAAAAGCAATAGCTCTTGGTACATGGTACCACAGTGGCAACAACGCACGGCATAAATCAAATGGTTCTTGTATTTACCCATTTTCCGGCAGAATTTAAATTTATTACATGTCAAAGATATCTCAAATCACTTTTCTATTTAGGTGTTCTATGAagatcaaaagcgtggcagtttgggcgagttggtatgtcataactgtttaaggctagtagcgccgctcaggacgagcaaaaaaggacagaggtaggggtaatcaaagggagcggaaaaacAGGGTGaatagcgctcaccctgtttttccgctccctttgattacccctacctctgtccttttttgctcgtcctgagcggcgctactagccttaaagggaagctgaaaggttttccagaaaaaatgagtgaacatctctACATAATGGTtctcaaccctccgaattcgaatatcgtatcgaaattgagcgaaagaaagcgcaaatatattttatttcgacgaaaagtgcagcagcggacacgcccagctcgcgcgtctcgtttccacctgtgattggtctggcgcctcgtgacgtcagcactagtgttcgtccgaaccgaccgctgccgctacacatgaagcgcggtgccaggtagtttggtgctgtttttctgagacggtaatggaaaatttagagagactgcgtttttctgaggagttcggcgttactccctgcatgtacgagccgattgcgaagagccggcctctcgaagaagcaaacgatgctggtgcgagcagtgctttcgacgcgaacgaaagcgaagtcttggggtctcctcgtgttggaaatgctctttggtgagtatgtttttttgcaaagcgatctagtgatctcgccgatctttcgccgatctagtgagctcgtttccggtcaaacaactgtagtgttgtgttcctgcatgcatcctagtggaacgtaagcgggaatgcgatcgtcggcatttgtgcgctgtccaaagctgtcggcaatctacaaagactgtttaaacgcgtgaaaagcttcccggttcatgcagtacgtgtagtgaccatctgtgcgccggctttccagcacatgaaaactctacatttgcactgcgttatggtagctgtatgcaggctgttttacaacacacgtgcaaatagaaaattcgcggcgctttgcgacggaacctgcgtcaagggcgggagataaacatgcaccttccgttcagcgtgctaacaggAAGGAGCTCGCATCACTGTTGTTCTTgagttggagcacagcactgttgttcttgagggcttgaaattctttcgcttcacagcagcctcccacttcgttcaAAGCTTGTGGGAAGTCTtgtgggaagtaatggaagacaacatcgtcgcggccgctggtgttcgtgcaaccgtaggctgcacagaaagccggcatgatcggcccaccacttcagttggtGCTGCGCACGTtcactaccactctacatacacgcagacgcaccaacaaaggaatgcagggtcgatcggagcagattacgatggcacgcacgcagaaacaagcacggtcaggcacggtcgcggaggctgcgaaggaacggaacactagtgttgacgtcacaacaccgcggtttccggtctccgctcgcatcgtcagcgtcagcagcagcgcgcggcattcgacggggggcggagctacagcgccatttcaaccgacgattacgtcgctcctaattgaaaaaaaaaccccaaaattttacctacatggtttataaggttcccgcatccgtatatgggtgtcttattgaattcgacagcctcttcagcttccctttaaacagtTAAAACATCTATGAAGAGAAAACAATTTTGTGCACTTTTCCCACTTTTTGAGTGCATGCACAAAAAGTAAAAAGTGGTAAGTTAGGCAAGTCGGTATGCAATTATAATGGTAACAGCACGAACGAAATGGGGAAAGAGTGAAAGGCACTAATCCTGTGtccctttgtgttttgttcgcgctgttaccattaatAATGCACAAAAACTATCATGTGGCAGCAAGAGGCAGCAAAAGAAAGCCTTGCGGCAGACAGTGCTTCCTACTGCCCACTACTCCAATAAAGTAGCTAGTAACCAAATAATTAGATgcccacacatgcacacacacacgcgcatggCCTGCATTTTAAAAACTCTCTGGTAAGAGTTTCTAGAGTATCTACTGTTTGACTGTCCACTACTTTAATAGCAAATGGTGTGATAATGACAATTTGGTGACAGCTGATTGCAGAGGGCTCATATGCAAAAGTTCTGTGAAAGTAGACCTGTCTTGTTgccgtggaggaaggaaaaatgctttttttttttttgtcagcagcTGTACGCGAAGGATAAAAAGGCGATGGGTGTGTGTTTATCCTGCTGCACTGATCCTTCCTGCAGGTGGCACAACAGCGAGAGAGTGGGGTTTACTCACTCATTTCACGTGCCAACACTGTGGCCGTCTGTCGCCTAGGCTGGCCCCATACCGCTGACACTGTCGCATGCTGCGAGCAGTTGCCCTGTGTCGACACGGTAGCAACCTCTGGTCGGCTTGAGTGCCTGCGCACACAAAGGTGACACCAAAATGCTCACTGAAACGTCACTGGCATttcctggagaaaaaaaaaaatggtggactgttcttaaaggaacactaaagagaaacagtaAATCGGTTAAAACTGAAGAAGTATTTGAAAaactatttttgttaatttcatggtAACAAAACCAAACATGAAAGTCAAAGTTCATTAATTATTTTTAATTCGGGGGGAATCCCAGAATGTGTATGTTAGTATTACATCACAGATGTGCAGGCATTTCTTTTTGTAGAGATCTGTCCCAGTCATtgctaattaattataattaatcCCAAAACTTAGTTAACTTagcttgtaactaaacttatgctctcatATAAGAAACCCgcgaattttgtactgtactatttttttttctcatttatctCAAATTTCCTCCCCGGTCATCTCGGGAGGTAAACTGGAAGTACTGCACAGGAAAAAAAGAGTGTCACTCAATGCTCATGCcactaaaaattaaattgtgaAGTTTAATGCACCGAAGCTGCACAGTGGGCTATGAGGGACACTGTTGTGAAATTCTTCACATTAGCTTTGACCACCAGGATTCCTTTAATACGCACCGAAAGCCAGATACACAATCTTTGCCCCTGTTGGAAAGCAGCGACCACGGCAGGGAATCAAATCCATTACTGCATTTAGCAGTTAaacaccatacccactgagcCACTGCTCAATATATGCCCAATGTTAACTCATCCCGCTATTTTCTCCAAACCCCTATGTCTTGTTTAGACAAAGACACTGGACATTCTTTCCCGTGTCCCAATCTGCCTGGCTATTAAAATGCATGACAAACTCAATATGGTCAGTTTATTTTCCTTGAAGTGTGCAAGCATGTATTTACATATACTCCATGAGTTCATGTGCAACACCTAAGACACAGCTATAAAATATGTGGCTTTAGTTTAGCAGTTGCGAAAGACACCACCACAGATCGAGCAAGTGACATCACTTCTTCAACCAACCAAGTCACCACTGACTGAAGTTACAAGTTACCGACAGGTCAGCGAGAAAAAAAACTATGCCACAATTGTATTCCACCAAAACAACGGGATCACCAAAAATGAACAAATATGAGGCCCCTCTTCGTATCGCCTTGCACTGCATGAACTAGTTCCTGCTAGTTCATTGCCAGTCTTTGCTTTAAAGGACTCACACGGCACCGCCGGCATGAGCCCTGCACTACCTCTCTGATGAATGCAGGAGAATGCTGCTAACTCATCCTGCACAAAGCTTGCACCCCATGGAACGAATCACAACATGCAGAAGCCACCATGCTGATCCGGTGAAACAAACACAAATGCAACACCTGCTGAACCAGTTCAGAAAGTGTAGGTGAATCAAATGGACCTATGATTTCTTTAGCTGTCTTGCACAAGCAGCTACTAGTAAATATTTGTGGGGAAGTTATATTGGACCATTGTAATTTTGTAAGCCCCCTTTTTTTTGGCTGCCCAAGTTTTGCAGACAGGGGGACGCGCAACATTTGCAGAAACTATGGAAGGAACCTAATGTTCAAAGATCTAGTTTTCCTGCAGAAGAACGACAATGCAGATCAGCCACATATGAAGCTACGTACTGCATTAGATGACTGCACGTGTTAGGCATCCGCCAAGTTGAGAATGTTGAATTTCTGTCACAATGTTTATAGAATGAATGAGTCCACAAGTTTACAACATCTAAGCAAAACATTTAGTCCTAGTGAGATTATTACACTTCTAATCCTCCCCCCCGAccctccccccccacacacaccaacacagCCCACGTAGCCATCTCTTCCTAAACAAAATTCATCCATTCGTCTCGTCTTCAAATTATGTTCATTTAGGAACATAAATTTGTCATACTGAGTCCGCCAATGTAACATTCTGCAGCACATAACCAAAACTACACTACTGTGGCATTGCTATGAAGCCACCACTTAGATCCATGGCATGTATGAACGAAGGAGCGCTTGGACGTAATTTGCAGCAAAGCTCACAGAAACCCGGCCAATGTATTTTCTCCCCACTGTTCCAGTCTTATTCCTCCTCCATCATTCATGTTACTAAGCGTTAACAACAGTGTGCTCTTCTAACATCTGGGTACATGTGGCAAGGTAAACATACAGAAAAAGATGCACAGTCGAACCACCTGATTACCCAAACTTCCAGGCTTGCCCCACATGTAGCAAACAGCCAACCAACCAGACAGCTCTAGCAAAAGAAGGTGGAAAAAGCAGTGTAAAAGAAGTAGGCGAACCGcaatatttcactttgtttcttCAAGGCACCTATAAGGTCTATAGGTCAGCTTATtcactttttttcccttttcttcttctttctcctttcattccctttacccctttccccagcacagggtggccagccggtacttacactggctaacctccctgtctttcctctcctttgtctcctcctcctcctccttattcACTCATGAGCAAATTGACTCACAATAGCTAGGCACTTTCACAGACGTGGAATGGAATTAACGGAGTGTttatttgggctggttggtaaatcTTGTTAAACAGCAGCATTAAACAACACAACACAGTCCAAAGCAAAACAGGGCAGAGCGCTATTAATACTAGTCATCAATCTGTGCTGTGCTTTTTTGATGGGGTGCGAGGGAGTGACAAAAGGCGTGCAGTTAACGGGCTCTTTGGTTGCGATATATTTGACTCATGTTAGCGCTAGTAACATGAATCGAGACGAAAGGCGTGACTAGATGCGAGTATGAACGGGATAAGTGCCTGTGAATTTGAGTGGACGAGAGTATGAGGAACAGCGGGTGTAAATTAACGCGAGTATCAATTTAGTGACAGCGAGTTCCAGTGAACGTACAAATGCGAATGAATGTGAGCAGACGCGAGTATGGGAGGTGTGACTGAAAGCGAGTGATTGTTGGCGAGAGGAAGCGCGAGTGAGTGATGCCGGCCTAAGCGCCTAGCATTACCCCACACACTGAAAGATTGAAAGCGCCGCAATTCGGAACCTACACACCCACGTGCTCGCTCGATCAACACTTCGCCTAGGCTTGAACACAAGCCCTCAGCCCGCAATGACGTTCTAAAAATACACGAGCCAAGAACGCCGGTGTAACACAGCACGCCGCATAGCGCAGCACGGCCGACGTGGCTCGACGTCcctggagaaaaaaagaaagcgcttgcGATGATGCGCGTTGCACAAGCACACCTACCACTCATAGCAGCTGTGCTCATCCACATCCACTAGGTGAACGGTGTAATTTGAGGCGACTTCGACAAGGTGCGGAAGCAAAAGTCGCGGCACACTCAGCCTTGCCTCTTCCGTTACGCTCAGCACTAGCACCAAGACGCAGCAATAACTCGGCACCCATCCCACCAACCCCATGCTTTATACAGACCCAGATAATGAACGAATTTCAAACTTATGGTAGTAAGGCTCTATACAACCAGAATAGCTCGTCTATCTTTACCCAGGGGTTTTTTTGAATGATAAGGAGCGCGCGCACGATCGACGCATGGCATGGTCGCCGGTGGATCGACCTGGCTACGTACGGCTGTCGTCCTCTACCGATCCAACTTTATGAATCCATACTGTACTGTCTCTGTACTAAATCTGTAACAATTACTATGCGCTATATATTAGTGTAAATGGTTACTACCTGGCAAGCTACATTTCTGGCAGTTTTATTTTTGCGTTACTTTCTTTCTCCTCACGTCTTAAAGAGGGCGCTAGCTCAGTTTTTATTGAGTTTCGgtcactaaaatgtttcttgctccgtggtttcgGTACAGTGGATAGTTTCGGTTGACTAAAAGTTGTGATCACGAAGTGCCCTACAGCCATGCCTACAGCTGGCACACAAGATTGGGGCGCTGTTATTGTTACTATAGTAGACTCTAGTGCTACCAAAAGACCAATGGTAAACAACACCGTTTCACGTATGTGCACATAACATTCGCACGGACACCACCATGCAATCACATTTAATTACCAGACATCGTAGTTGTTTATCAGCGCTCGCTCTCAGAAACGCGCGTCAAGACTGCACGtctactaaaaaaaaataaagaataaacgtATGCCCGGAGAATTCGTTTAAGCTTTACTAGCGGAGACAAAGTTGGCACGCTTGCCTAGCTTTAGCTCGCTTTGCAACCGCGTCGATTGGAGCGGCTGTGGCGCACACGTTtttcgagcagacgacgcagtgGAGGAAAACAATCACGTGGCCCGATGCTCCATTCGCCTGTTATTCGCTCCACACTTCAATTGCTGATACGGCAGCGTTCCTACAGTAGCAGCTGTAGCTGTAGTTACCGTTGAGACCGTGGTGAAATGCAATCGCCCGCTAGAGGTATTCAGTGCCGCTGGTCGTAATTTCATCCCCGATAGCTCTGCGCCTTTCCGCGATGAAAGATGCGTGAAGCTGCTACCGCGCGCAAATCCTTTCTCGGAGCAACGGAACCACGCGCGCAGTCGCTGCACCTTCGCTGCAGCTGCGCTCGAGGGCGTGGGACGGTCGCGGCGTCGACCGCGCCGCGCAGGCTTCTCGGAGTCGCGACCTTGGAGCGCGGGGGGGCCCCGCGCACTTTCCCGGGGACCGTGCGCCGCATCGTCCCGGGATAATCGTCGTCGATAAGCGGTCGCGTCCACACGCGCGCGTTAAGCTGTGGGACATGGAGGCAACACGAGAGTGGGTCGGCACCGTCGCCGGCGTCGTGACTCTGGCCAGCTTCGTCGGCGGCCTGTCGCTCGCCTGGCGCGTCCGGCGAGCGGGCACCTCGGCGGGCATCGCGTTCACCCCTGTGGCCGCGGCCGCGGCCTGTTGCCACTCCTGGCTCCTCTACGGGCGCGGCGCGGACGAGCCCGCCGTGGTGTGGGTCAACGCTTGCGGCTTGCCCCTGGTGCTCGTCAACGTCGTCGTGCATCGCGCGTACGCGCGGGACAGTGGACCCGGTTGGGTGTTGCTCGCGGCGCTCGGCGCGCTGCAGTTGGCGGCGCCGATGATGAGCGTGGTGTGGATGGGCCGCGTCGCGTCCCTCTACACGGTGGCCTGCAACGCGGCGCCGGCCTCCCGAATCTGGACGGGCCCGCTGCCCGAGCTCGCCGCCTCGGCGCTGGTAGTGTGCGGGCTCTGGTCGACGTACGGGGCCCTTGGAGGAGACGTGCCGCTCTGCGCGTGCAACTTGCTCGGGGCCCTGGTGGCGGTGGCCGAGTTGACCGCGGCCGCTTTGAACAGGCGGAGGCGCAAGCAGGAATAGCATATATGTCTGTGATATTACACGAGGTAAGTGCGATATACGCGATTGGTGAGGAATGGTTATATCACAAGGTTATGTCACAATTTATAACACTGGCTTATCGTCTAATATCTCGCTTTTGGATCTGGTTGTGGTGCAGCGGAAGGCTTTGTGCTGCTGCTCGCGAAGTCTCTGGTTCGATTCCCGGGCTCGCGGTGGGTTCTTTCTATGAAAGCGGCGAACTACCCGTGTACATGCAGGGTCGTCCACTTATAAGGTGAACCacagggtgaacacggctcagcgTGGCATCGCCCCACCAAACGCAGGCGATCGAGGTGGCTTCGCGGGAAAGCGCGCTTCCCTCATTGGAGCATTTTCCAACTGGTTTTGCCTACAGCTTGCGAACAGCCTGTTTAGGCAATATGCAtgaacagaaacaagcttctcagcGCATAAACgacttcacattttttttttcttctaagggATGAGGTTAAAAAAAACGAAGTTATTTTTTGTGCGCTCTTCATTAGGCTGAGCACATACTGTTTTACTGCCACAGCTGTTGGTGCAGTGCATCCGGAGGAACGCATCAGGCGCGCTTTTCATGTTTGGGGTcacgacgagaaaatggccgacgCCTGTCATAAATTTCAAAGAAAGTTAGAGAGGGATTGTTCAATCGAGCACATATACTTGATCATGTTTGTCATCGCTTCTACCAATAAGGAGGGCAAAAAAAAGAGTACTTCGACGGTAACTAAGGGGTGACATCCGCTGCTCCATGGCTCTCGTATTGCCGTGTTAATGTCGCTCGTAACTGCGCATGTATTGCTTTAAGTGATGTAGGAAACTGCTCTCTCCGGCACAGCAACTGATTTGGCAGTAATTTTACGCGCCACGTCTTTCTAGATCCAATAAAAAGATACATCTTAAATTACTTCGTCATACTTCGTGTAAAATCACTGAAGCGGTTCCGGCCACTATCAAGAGATGCGCGaaacggcgcgctaggctcatcacGTAGTGACTCTAAACAGGAAAAGCGCGCCCTGATGCGTTTCTCCGGATGCACTGCACCAACAGCTGTGGCAGTAAAACGGCATgcccccagcctaataaagagcgtgCAGAAAATAACTCCGTTCTTTTAACCTCATCACTtaggagaaaagaacaaaaatgcgaAGTCGTTTATGCGCTGAGAAGTTTGTTTCTGTTTCATGCACATTGCCTAAGCAGGCTGTTCGCAGGCTGTAGACAAAACCAGCCAGAAAATGCTCCAGTGAGGGAAGCGCGATTCCCCGCGAAGCCTCCTCAATGACCTGCGTTTGGTGAAGTGTACTTCACAGCAAAGCTAGAGCGGCGCACTAAGACGACGCGAAGCGCGTCCCCTAAAAGACccagtgcgcatgcgccgcttcgcttcgatgcgcggCCGCACTGGACACAGTGGCGCTCCATAGAGTTATGccatagtgttcctgtatatgctccacAGGGACACTATACTATGCCACGCTGAGCCGTGTTCGCCCCAAGAGTGGACGACCTTATACATATATGCCTCTGCGGCGGTTTTAGGCTAAAGCTTATCACTTCGCAGCTGGCCAAAATTAACCCGCAGTCGTGCATGCACGGACAGCGGCGAGCGGGCAGCACGCCATTTTGGTGCACTCCGTATCTGGGAGAAGCAT contains:
- the LOC142560324 gene encoding uncharacterized protein LOC142560324, yielding MEATREWVGTVAGVVTLASFVGGLSLAWRVRRAGTSAGIAFTPVAAAAACCHSWLLYGRGADEPAVVWVNACGLPLVLVNVVVHRAYARDSGPGWVLLAALGALQLAAPMMSVVWMGRVASLYTVACNAAPASRIWTGPLPELAASALVVCGLWSTYGALGGDVPLCACNLLGALVAVAELTAAALNRRRRKQE